The following proteins come from a genomic window of Panicum hallii strain FIL2 chromosome 8, PHallii_v3.1, whole genome shotgun sequence:
- the LOC112903287 gene encoding transcription repressor OFP8-like, whose translation MSTRARGGGGGGRQFPVGRRRYVPVADAGCGCRPRRPRLLSLPSFLKPCHQLGGGGKAAGPRNGGAGEQYSCASTSTAASFSSSSAATHSTGGYSSAYSSDYYDHPPPVFHGAAAATTKQQQAPPSPRLPKQHQQAPSPARAGAPGKSSQQPKAAKKAKKKRREKAGPAAAAVGGGKDADGAGVGVGVAVEKESADPRADFRDSMVQMVVEMGLCDWDGLRGMLRRLLALNAPRHHAAILTAFAEVCTQLAGAAAWPPQQPSPPAYHQYRR comes from the coding sequence cgggaggcagTTCCCGGTGGGGCGGCGCCGGTACGTGCCGGTGGCCGACGCTGGGTGCGGgtgccgcccgcgccggccgAGGCTGCTCAGCCTGCCGTCCTTCCTCAAGCCGTGCCACCAGCTTGGGGGTGGGGGTAAGGCGGCGGGACCGAGgaacggcggcgccggcgagcagtaCTCGTGCGCGTCCACCTCGACGGccgcctccttctcctcctcgtcGGCCGCCACGCACAGCACCGGCGGATACTCGTCGGCCTACTCCTCCGACTACTACGACCACCCGCCGCCCGTCTTCCacggagccgccgccgcgaccaccAAGCAGCAACAGGCGCCGCCGTCTCCGCGGCTCCCCAAGCAGCATCAGCAGGCGCCGTcgcccgcgcgcgcgggagCGCCGGGCAAGAGCTCGCAGCAGCCGAAGGCTGCTaagaaggcgaagaagaagaggcgCGAGAAGGCggggcccgcggcggcggcggtaggagGAGGCAAGGATGCGGACGGCgcgggcgtgggcgtgggcgtggcGGTGGAGAAAGAGTCGGCGGACCCGCGCGCGGACTTCCGGGACAGCATGGTGCAGATGGTGGTGGAGATGGGGCTGTGCGACTGGGACGGCCTCCGCGGCATGCTCCGGCGCCTGCTCGCTCTCAACGCGCCGCGCCACCACGCCGCCATCCTCACCGCCTTCGCCGAGGTCTGCACGCAGCTGGCCGGCGCCGCGGCCTGGCCTCCGCagcagccgtcgccgccggcgtaCCACCAGTACCGGCGCTGA